A genome region from Natronosalvus rutilus includes the following:
- a CDS encoding CopG family transcriptional regulator, with amino-acid sequence MAKDTVRYPDDVVEAIDNLVDDGMFESKSEFYRFSAEYVLTMINPDHEVETFNFDEIKSELNIDRPARAEEVGADGGTFFLDALITVRKYGLRGNYEDAEDFIDMHYEPTDQECLVLEEVLGTYRDRSG; translated from the coding sequence ATGGCAAAAGATACCGTCAGATATCCCGACGACGTCGTCGAAGCCATCGACAACCTCGTCGACGACGGTATGTTCGAGAGTAAATCGGAGTTCTACCGGTTCTCCGCGGAGTACGTGCTGACCATGATCAACCCGGACCACGAAGTCGAGACGTTCAACTTCGACGAGATCAAGAGCGAGTTGAACATTGACCGACCGGCTCGAGCCGAGGAGGTGGGCGCAGACGGCGGGACGTTCTTCCTCGACGCGCTCATCACCGTCCGAAAGTACGGACTTCGCGGGAACTACGAGGACGCCGAGGACTTCATCGACATGCACTACGAACCGACCGACCAGGAGTGTCTGGTTCTCGAGGAGGTGCTCGGCACCTACCGGGACCGGTCGGGCTGA
- a CDS encoding cob(I)yrinic acid a,c-diamide adenosyltransferase, protein MDGPEENGGESKGDSNGEREGDSNGEREGDSDVDNEPEAGTDVGNESDVLENTPGGGTTPAARPITPDAPSEFGLVQVWWGDGKGKTTAAMGLGLRAAGNGFRVHMLQFMKGGASSVEAVRGEYNAIESLPGFSYENLGHYGWHGMADGSDDVDHEREARSGLERARDLVSAANEADLTTPFPLDSDPDDGVHMLVLDEILYAVESDLIEPESVVELLEIKPDSLEIVLTGGHTEPAYLLEHADLVTEVAKRRHPFDDGQRARRGTEY, encoded by the coding sequence ATGGACGGGCCAGAGGAAAACGGCGGCGAGAGTAAGGGCGACAGCAATGGTGAGCGTGAGGGCGACAGCAATGGTGAGCGTGAGGGCGACAGCGACGTCGATAACGAACCGGAAGCCGGGACCGACGTCGGCAACGAGTCTGACGTCCTCGAGAACACTCCTGGTGGCGGAACCACGCCCGCCGCCCGGCCGATCACACCCGACGCCCCCTCGGAGTTCGGCCTGGTGCAGGTGTGGTGGGGCGACGGAAAGGGAAAGACCACGGCCGCGATGGGACTGGGACTGCGGGCCGCGGGAAACGGCTTCCGGGTCCACATGCTCCAGTTCATGAAAGGCGGCGCCTCGAGCGTCGAGGCCGTCCGCGGCGAGTACAACGCCATCGAGTCGCTTCCCGGGTTCAGCTATGAGAACCTCGGCCACTACGGCTGGCACGGGATGGCCGACGGCAGCGACGACGTCGACCACGAGCGCGAGGCCAGATCCGGACTCGAGCGCGCTCGCGACCTGGTGTCGGCGGCGAACGAAGCCGACCTGACGACGCCGTTTCCGCTCGATTCCGATCCCGACGACGGCGTCCACATGCTCGTTCTCGACGAGATCCTCTACGCGGTCGAGAGCGACCTCATCGAGCCCGAATCCGTGGTCGAACTTCTCGAAATTAAACCGGACTCGCTCGAGATCGTGCTCACGGGCGGACACACCGAACCGGCGTACCTCCTCGAGCACGCCGACCTCGTGACGGAGGTTGCCAAGCGTCGACACCCGTTCGACGACGGCCAGCGGGCGCGACGCGGGACGGAGTACTGA
- a CDS encoding ABC transporter ATP-binding protein, which yields MVALRVAGLEKSFGSVTALSEMSFAVESGELFGFLGPNGAGKTTTIGILTGRLTPDAGEVSVLGTDPTTEPVETRRRVGILPEQQSPPSFLTPREYFEFVGSIRELEPDTVSARVDTWADRLGFASKLETLHTDLSRGQQQKVMITQAFLHEPDLVFIDEPLVNLDPLVQERVKAFLLEYVDRGHTIFVSTHNVDVAEAICTRVGFVADGTCRIVETASNSGGLREQFLAYVETTDSEDVPTLKDEGSSPVPRH from the coding sequence ATGGTCGCGCTCCGCGTCGCCGGACTCGAGAAGTCGTTCGGGTCGGTGACCGCACTTTCGGAAATGAGTTTCGCCGTCGAGTCGGGCGAACTCTTCGGCTTTCTCGGCCCTAACGGCGCCGGCAAGACGACGACGATCGGCATCCTCACGGGCCGTCTCACGCCCGACGCGGGCGAGGTGTCCGTTCTGGGGACCGATCCCACGACCGAGCCGGTCGAGACGCGCCGACGCGTCGGAATCCTCCCCGAACAGCAGTCGCCGCCGAGCTTCCTGACGCCGCGCGAGTACTTCGAGTTCGTAGGCTCGATCCGCGAACTCGAGCCCGACACCGTTTCCGCCCGCGTCGACACCTGGGCCGACCGCCTCGGCTTCGCGAGCAAACTCGAGACGCTGCACACCGACCTCTCGCGAGGCCAGCAACAGAAGGTCATGATCACGCAGGCGTTCCTCCACGAACCCGACCTCGTCTTCATCGACGAACCGCTCGTCAACCTCGACCCGCTCGTCCAGGAGCGGGTGAAGGCGTTCCTGCTCGAGTACGTCGACCGCGGACACACGATATTCGTGTCGACCCACAACGTCGACGTCGCGGAGGCCATCTGCACCCGCGTCGGATTCGTTGCCGACGGGACCTGTCGGATCGTCGAGACGGCCTCCAACAGTGGTGGACTTCGCGAGCAATTCCTCGCGTACGTCGAGACGACCGATTCCGAGGACGTGCCGACGCTCAAGGACGAGGGCTCAAGTCCGGTGCCGCGCCACTAG
- a CDS encoding universal stress protein, with protein sequence MTLVVVPVRYPLTNNSRRTLEEAIEVAKERNAALSVLHVNLYQNGKTVTRTDLKSAVERQFGRLENTRYVVRSGFLVEETILDEVAGEEADVVVVGTKQVSRWRRILGRVMDNPNIERYLKNHLECEVITVGQAVA encoded by the coding sequence ATGACACTGGTCGTGGTCCCCGTTCGGTACCCATTAACGAACAATTCTCGCCGCACGCTCGAGGAGGCTATCGAGGTCGCCAAGGAGCGGAACGCGGCTCTCTCGGTGCTGCACGTCAATCTCTATCAGAACGGAAAGACGGTGACGCGGACGGATCTGAAATCGGCTGTCGAGCGACAGTTCGGCCGTCTAGAGAACACTCGATACGTCGTTCGATCGGGGTTTCTCGTCGAGGAGACGATTCTCGACGAAGTCGCCGGCGAAGAGGCGGATGTCGTCGTCGTGGGAACCAAACAGGTGAGCCGCTGGCGACGCATCCTCGGACGGGTGATGGACAATCCCAACATCGAGCGCTACCTCAAGAACCACCTCGAGTGCGAAGTGATCACGGTCGGCCAGGCCGTCGCGTAG
- a CDS encoding PRC-barrel domain-containing protein: MDDTPQEITSLVGREVYSNNGVFVGEVEDLRLNVGGEAVTGLALGGLNYELFGDEVTTARGVILPYRWVRSVGDIILVTDVVERVKEPDEEEDELVA; the protein is encoded by the coding sequence ATGGACGACACTCCACAGGAGATTACCTCGCTCGTCGGACGCGAGGTCTACTCGAACAACGGCGTCTTCGTCGGCGAAGTCGAGGACCTGCGACTGAACGTCGGCGGCGAAGCCGTCACCGGACTGGCACTGGGGGGACTCAACTACGAACTCTTCGGCGACGAAGTCACCACCGCTCGTGGCGTCATCCTGCCGTACCGGTGGGTCCGTTCCGTCGGTGACATCATCCTCGTGACCGACGTCGTCGAACGCGTCAAGGAACCGGACGAGGAAGAAGACGAACTGGTCGCGTAG
- a CDS encoding DUF5816 domain-containing protein, producing MQAVATDDGDTVYVATTDGDRGSKGPFLVAFESRERRRRYGWFCSNCESIDNAMDPMGRILCNRCGNLRKPTEWDAAHE from the coding sequence ATGCAAGCGGTGGCTACCGACGACGGGGACACGGTCTACGTCGCGACGACCGACGGCGACCGCGGATCCAAGGGACCGTTCCTGGTCGCCTTCGAGAGCCGCGAGCGGAGGCGTCGCTACGGCTGGTTCTGTTCGAATTGTGAATCGATCGACAACGCGATGGACCCGATGGGACGCATCCTGTGTAACCGCTGTGGCAACCTCCGGAAACCGACCGAGTGGGACGCTGCCCACGAGTAA
- a CDS encoding cyclase family protein — translation MPIHDLSYPLETGMPVYPGSPPVAVEPATTVEDDGYATTDLSFDSHTGTHIDAPAHMRSDGPTLDDFDVERFRFRAVLADCRPLEPREPIGADDLERAVAAGADADTIGNEDGDPDLLICRTGWETHWGTDRAFDHPYLTASAADWLVERELDLGIDAMNVDPTPGSDPAPDEPDGYPFHRTMFADDRVLLENLRGLEALPTGEVFTVHAYPLAVANADGAPVRAVAMVE, via the coding sequence ATGCCTATCCACGATCTCTCGTACCCGCTCGAGACCGGCATGCCTGTCTATCCTGGTTCGCCGCCGGTCGCGGTCGAACCCGCAACGACCGTCGAGGACGATGGTTACGCGACCACGGACCTGTCGTTCGATTCCCACACGGGGACGCACATCGACGCGCCCGCGCACATGCGATCGGATGGCCCGACGCTCGACGACTTCGACGTGGAACGGTTCCGATTTCGGGCCGTTCTCGCGGATTGCCGTCCGCTCGAGCCTCGAGAACCGATTGGGGCGGACGACCTCGAGCGGGCGGTAGCCGCTGGTGCGGACGCAGACACGATCGGCAACGAAGACGGAGACCCCGACCTCCTCATCTGCCGAACTGGCTGGGAAACCCACTGGGGAACCGACCGAGCGTTCGACCACCCCTACCTGACCGCATCGGCTGCCGACTGGCTGGTCGAGCGCGAACTCGACCTCGGCATCGACGCGATGAACGTCGACCCAACGCCAGGAAGCGACCCCGCCCCGGACGAACCGGACGGCTACCCGTTCCACCGAACGATGTTCGCCGACGACCGGGTCCTCCTCGAGAACCTCAGGGGGCTCGAGGCGCTTCCCACCGGCGAGGTGTTCACCGTCCACGCGTATCCACTCGCGGTCGCGAACGCCGACGGCGCCCCGGTACGGGCGGTCGCCATGGTCGAGTGA
- a CDS encoding aminopeptidase, whose product MDPRVREHAEIIVDHSVDVQKGDNVRISAPPIAQDLVVAIHELLGERGAHPSLSASNSAASRAYRRAVDPEDLECPSHVLAAAEETDVFISIRASENTYETSDVDPEVTAAFGQAYKPIQDEVMGKRWVGTQYPAPGNAQDAEMSTEAYEEFVWDAITRDWDAQREFQQQLVEILDPADEVHIVSGDTTDVTMSVAGNPTLNDYAEKNLPGGEVFTAPVPDSVEGEVLFDKPLMAQGREITDVYLEFENGEVVSHTAEKNEDVLSTVLETDDGARRLGELGIGMNRDITEFTYNMLFDEKMGDTVHMAVGRAYEETVGEGNERNDSSVHMDMIVDMSEDSFIEVDGDVVQRDGAFVFEDGFEG is encoded by the coding sequence ATGGACCCACGCGTCCGCGAACATGCTGAAATCATCGTCGACCACTCCGTCGACGTACAGAAAGGCGACAACGTCAGAATCAGCGCACCGCCGATCGCCCAGGACCTCGTCGTGGCGATCCACGAACTGCTCGGCGAGCGCGGTGCCCACCCATCGCTCAGCGCGTCGAACAGCGCCGCCAGCCGCGCCTACCGGCGAGCCGTCGATCCCGAGGACCTCGAGTGCCCCAGCCACGTCCTCGCGGCCGCCGAGGAGACGGACGTCTTCATCTCGATCCGGGCCTCGGAGAACACCTACGAGACGAGCGACGTCGACCCCGAAGTCACCGCGGCGTTCGGACAGGCCTACAAGCCCATCCAGGACGAGGTCATGGGCAAGCGCTGGGTCGGGACCCAGTACCCCGCGCCGGGGAACGCCCAGGACGCGGAGATGAGCACCGAGGCCTACGAGGAGTTCGTCTGGGACGCGATCACCAGAGACTGGGACGCCCAGCGGGAGTTCCAGCAGCAGCTGGTCGAGATCCTCGATCCCGCCGACGAGGTTCACATCGTGAGCGGCGACACGACGGACGTGACGATGTCGGTCGCCGGGAACCCGACGCTCAACGACTACGCGGAGAAGAACCTGCCCGGCGGCGAGGTGTTCACCGCGCCCGTCCCCGACAGCGTCGAGGGCGAGGTGCTCTTCGACAAGCCGCTGATGGCCCAGGGGCGAGAGATCACGGACGTGTACCTCGAGTTCGAGAACGGCGAGGTCGTCTCCCACACGGCCGAGAAGAACGAGGACGTGCTCTCGACGGTGCTCGAGACCGACGACGGCGCCCGCCGACTGGGCGAACTCGGCATCGGCATGAATCGCGACATCACCGAGTTCACCTACAACATGCTGTTCGACGAGAAGATGGGCGACACGGTTCACATGGCGGTCGGTCGCGCCTACGAGGAGACAGTTGGCGAGGGCAACGAGCGAAACGACAGTTCCGTCCACATGGACATGATCGTCGACATGAGCGAGGATTCGTTCATCGAGGTAGACGGCGACGTCGTACAGCGTGACGGGGCCTTCGTGTTCGAGGACGGTTTCGAGGGCTGA
- a CDS encoding bifunctional metallophosphatase/5'-nucleotidase produces MPARVLQYSDVENACDEPARIGRLATALQRYRDEDTVVVGTGDNTAPGVLPLVMEGRQALEFYDAVDPDLETFGNHDFDFGVDATREIVRRSPQTWLSANVRRNGGPFGSDVGVRPWTVLERDGTRVGFTGVTTPRTVSLNPMATDIDVRDPVETARAAIDDLRDEGVDYVVVCSHLGRGDDALARQVDADVVLGGHVPSARNEVVEGTLLTRPGDGGTAIVDLSFDRDGPTATIRRTTELEPHEDVCRSFETLQAETGLDEVIARVDEPLDRSETTLFGGEARLGNFVTDAYRWKTGTDVAIQNSGGLRTGTTLSGDVTVADVISLVPFEEPVAVAEVSGSTLEAIFEGAAGLDLGFAEPDWWHAQVSGAVLEWNPTDHRVVVDSVGGEPLDPDQCYRVATSDYLFHTDDEFPALDPADRVERTEACQYDVLVEYARRHGIDPAIEGRVRRLESRLESSERTE; encoded by the coding sequence ATGCCCGCTCGCGTCCTCCAGTACTCCGACGTCGAAAACGCCTGCGACGAGCCCGCACGGATCGGTCGGCTCGCGACCGCCCTCCAGCGGTACCGGGACGAGGACACGGTAGTCGTCGGCACCGGCGACAACACGGCACCCGGCGTGTTGCCGCTCGTGATGGAGGGGAGACAGGCCCTGGAATTTTACGACGCCGTCGACCCCGACCTCGAGACCTTCGGCAACCACGACTTCGATTTCGGCGTCGACGCGACTCGCGAGATCGTTCGCCGCTCCCCCCAGACCTGGCTGAGCGCGAACGTGCGGCGCAACGGCGGTCCGTTCGGGTCGGACGTGGGCGTCCGGCCGTGGACCGTGCTCGAGCGAGACGGGACGCGGGTCGGTTTCACGGGGGTCACGACGCCGCGGACGGTGTCGCTGAACCCGATGGCGACGGACATCGACGTTCGCGACCCCGTCGAGACGGCGCGGGCGGCGATCGACGACCTTCGCGACGAGGGGGTCGACTACGTCGTCGTCTGCTCACACCTCGGGCGAGGCGACGACGCTCTCGCTCGACAGGTCGACGCCGACGTCGTCCTCGGCGGGCACGTCCCGAGCGCCCGGAACGAGGTCGTCGAGGGGACGTTGCTCACGCGACCCGGCGACGGCGGGACGGCGATCGTGGACCTCTCGTTCGATCGCGACGGGCCGACCGCGACGATTCGGCGAACGACCGAACTCGAGCCCCACGAAGACGTGTGCCGGTCGTTCGAGACCCTCCAGGCCGAGACGGGACTCGACGAGGTGATCGCCCGCGTCGACGAACCGCTCGATCGGTCCGAGACGACGCTCTTTGGCGGCGAGGCCAGGCTCGGGAACTTCGTCACCGACGCCTATCGCTGGAAAACCGGGACAGACGTCGCCATCCAGAACAGCGGCGGGCTCAGGACCGGGACGACGCTCTCGGGTGACGTCACGGTCGCCGACGTCATCAGCCTCGTCCCGTTCGAGGAACCCGTCGCCGTCGCCGAGGTCAGCGGGTCGACCCTCGAGGCCATCTTCGAGGGTGCCGCCGGACTCGACCTGGGTTTTGCCGAACCGGACTGGTGGCACGCCCAAGTGAGCGGCGCCGTCCTCGAGTGGAACCCGACGGATCACCGCGTCGTCGTCGACAGCGTCGGCGGAGAACCGCTCGATCCCGACCAGTGTTACCGAGTGGCAACCTCCGATTACCTCTTTCACACCGACGACGAGTTTCCCGCGCTGGACCCGGCAGATCGCGTCGAGCGAACCGAGGCTTGCCAGTACGATGTGCTGGTCGAATACGCCAGACGGCACGGCATCGACCCCGCTATCGAGGGGCGCGTGCGTCGACTCGAATCACGACTCGAGTCGAGCGAACGCACCGAGTGA
- the trmB gene encoding HTH-type sugar sensing transcriptional regulator TrmB — protein MATDELRSTVERVGDRFNLGEYEIDAYLTVLAHGQLTASEIADRTDIPQPRVYDTVRSLSDRGLVELRESRPMKIVAIDPGDAFDDVQDALEEMIDELEARYTAPARETEAVSLVKSRSTILRYLEEIIEQAEYELALSLTPDLLIRFEDQLRAATSADVSVDLIVTPAVEAPLPAEFDYEAVATTARARRGITTPVIAVADGNYSMYATQDALRDDQDRYGVIFNRSALGFLVSGFFGTVLWTTAEQILGENSEGRPYPRKYASIRRCVKDLIEDGGEFYATIEGRDVERGGSRVVRGQVVDVSFEMSEEVASLTLETDDGSVSVGGRVAAIEDVEAHEIHIGRQEPPTLE, from the coding sequence ATGGCCACTGACGAACTGCGTTCGACGGTCGAACGCGTGGGCGATCGATTCAATCTCGGCGAGTACGAGATCGACGCCTACCTGACCGTCCTCGCACACGGACAGCTCACGGCGAGCGAAATCGCCGATCGAACCGACATCCCACAGCCGCGCGTCTACGACACCGTCCGCAGTCTGAGCGACCGCGGCCTGGTCGAACTCCGCGAATCCCGCCCGATGAAGATCGTCGCGATCGACCCCGGCGACGCCTTCGACGACGTTCAGGACGCCCTCGAGGAGATGATCGACGAACTCGAGGCCCGGTACACCGCTCCGGCGCGGGAGACCGAGGCCGTCTCCCTCGTGAAGTCGCGGTCGACGATCCTGCGCTACCTCGAGGAGATCATCGAGCAGGCCGAGTACGAACTGGCGCTCTCGCTGACTCCCGACCTGCTGATCCGCTTCGAGGACCAGCTCCGGGCGGCGACGAGCGCCGACGTCAGCGTCGACCTGATCGTGACGCCCGCCGTGGAGGCACCCCTTCCCGCGGAGTTCGACTACGAGGCCGTGGCGACGACGGCGCGTGCCCGCCGCGGGATCACGACGCCGGTCATCGCCGTCGCCGACGGCAACTATTCGATGTACGCGACCCAGGACGCGCTCCGGGACGATCAGGACCGATACGGCGTCATCTTCAATCGCTCCGCGCTCGGCTTCCTGGTGTCGGGCTTCTTCGGCACCGTGCTCTGGACGACCGCCGAGCAAATCCTGGGTGAGAACAGCGAAGGTCGTCCCTATCCCCGGAAATACGCCTCCATCCGCCGTTGTGTCAAGGACCTCATCGAGGACGGTGGCGAGTTCTACGCCACCATCGAGGGGCGCGACGTCGAGCGCGGGGGCTCGCGAGTCGTTCGTGGCCAGGTCGTCGACGTCTCCTTCGAGATGAGCGAGGAGGTCGCCAGCCTGACCCTCGAGACCGACGACGGCTCCGTGAGCGTCGGCGGCCGGGTCGCCGCAATCGAGGACGTCGAGGCCCACGAGATCCACATCGGTCGTCAGGAACCGCCGACGCTCGAGTAG
- a CDS encoding mechanosensitive ion channel family protein: MLQNATGGNETAVEEGLRSLAPDWIPPGVVDLAFAAFVLIVGWYLSKVVVRLTGRTIAQKIERPSVTRTVLRAVRITVIAFTVLIAANILGLTGVEILLPVTVISAMVGIVLAPLVGSLINGLFVLSDQPYEIGDMIEVTDSGHRGFVEDITIRYTKIFTLENTFIVIPNSEINARDVVNFSAEDERTRLSVSFEITYESDLETAIRVSERATRGVDNVIAGGPDIRIGSARYAASPTCDVLQYGDSGVTLQVRFWVNHPYKITVVRSAVNRAIRDRFSAEGVEFAYPHTHHVFDETSGTARVAQVDRELEPRPTSRKHEQVADGDGDGNE; this comes from the coding sequence ATGCTGCAGAACGCCACGGGTGGCAACGAGACGGCCGTCGAGGAGGGGCTCCGGTCTCTCGCTCCCGACTGGATTCCACCCGGGGTCGTCGACCTGGCGTTCGCCGCGTTCGTGCTGATCGTCGGCTGGTATCTCTCGAAGGTCGTCGTTCGCCTCACTGGCCGAACGATCGCCCAGAAAATCGAACGGCCGTCGGTGACGCGAACGGTCCTTCGGGCCGTTCGAATCACAGTCATCGCGTTCACGGTCCTGATCGCCGCCAACATTCTCGGTCTGACCGGCGTCGAAATCCTGCTTCCGGTGACCGTCATCTCGGCTATGGTGGGTATCGTGCTCGCGCCCCTGGTCGGCAGCCTGATCAACGGCCTGTTCGTCCTCTCGGACCAGCCCTACGAAATCGGCGACATGATCGAAGTCACCGACAGCGGCCACCGGGGGTTCGTCGAGGACATTACGATCCGCTACACGAAGATATTCACGCTCGAGAATACGTTCATCGTCATCCCGAACTCGGAGATCAATGCCCGAGACGTCGTCAACTTCTCCGCGGAGGACGAACGGACGCGACTGTCCGTCTCGTTCGAGATTACCTACGAGAGCGACCTCGAGACGGCCATACGCGTCTCCGAACGAGCGACGCGAGGCGTCGACAACGTGATCGCCGGCGGCCCGGACATTCGCATCGGGAGCGCCCGGTACGCCGCCTCGCCGACGTGCGACGTCCTCCAGTACGGCGACAGCGGCGTCACCCTGCAGGTCCGATTCTGGGTGAACCACCCGTACAAGATCACGGTCGTCCGCTCGGCGGTCAATCGAGCGATCCGCGACCGGTTTAGCGCGGAGGGAGTCGAGTTCGCCTACCCGCACACCCACCACGTCTTCGACGAAACCAGTGGTACTGCCCGGGTCGCGCAGGTCGACCGCGAACTCGAGCCCCGGCCGACGAGCCGAAAACACGAACAGGTCGCCGATGGGGACGGAGACGGGAACGAATAG
- a CDS encoding HD domain-containing protein: MNDVLERVRPVARSYFDDAVTPAHDWHHVMRVETNARRLAAERTDVDQDVLLLAAVLHDIGRPKEDSGAIDDHAEWGAREARTILESVDHPPESVDAVAHCIRAHRFSNDVDPRTAEARLLSDADNLDALGAIGLARTFSFGGELGTTIHDPGLPPAEDDTRAGATSINHVHKKLLRLPERMYTPEGRAVAEERAKVVDSFLESLECEVSGGSSDHDSSSEPIDYDSSEEQGDGA; the protein is encoded by the coding sequence ATGAACGACGTTCTCGAGCGGGTTCGCCCCGTCGCCAGATCCTACTTCGACGACGCGGTGACGCCGGCCCACGACTGGCACCACGTCATGCGCGTCGAGACGAACGCGCGCCGCCTCGCTGCCGAACGGACGGACGTCGACCAGGACGTACTGCTGTTGGCTGCGGTTCTCCACGACATCGGCAGACCGAAGGAAGATTCGGGCGCCATCGACGACCACGCCGAGTGGGGTGCCCGCGAGGCCCGGACGATTCTCGAGTCGGTCGACCACCCTCCAGAGTCGGTCGACGCCGTCGCCCACTGCATCCGCGCGCACCGCTTCTCGAACGACGTCGACCCCCGGACGGCCGAGGCACGCCTCCTCTCGGACGCCGACAACCTGGACGCGCTCGGAGCCATCGGCCTCGCGCGCACGTTCTCCTTCGGGGGCGAACTCGGAACGACGATTCACGATCCCGGCCTCCCGCCGGCCGAGGATGATACGCGTGCTGGCGCAACCAGCATCAACCACGTTCACAAGAAGTTGCTCCGACTGCCCGAACGCATGTACACGCCCGAGGGACGGGCCGTCGCCGAGGAGCGCGCGAAGGTCGTCGACTCGTTCCTCGAGTCGCTCGAGTGTGAGGTGAGCGGTGGGTCGAGCGACCACGACTCGAGCAGCGAGCCGATCGATTACGACTCGAGCGAGGAGCAAGGAGACGGAGCGTGA
- the msrA gene encoding peptide-methionine (S)-S-oxide reductase MsrA: MERTTVGGGCFWCIEAAYKELEGIESVTSGYAGGHVEDPSYEAVCRGETGHAEVVQLEYDPDVIGYDQILEVFFTVHDPTQVNRQGPDVGSQYRSVIFTHDDEQRELATAFIEELEAEGVYDDEIATEVEPLETFYEAEAYHQDYFEKNPTDAYCRMHAAPKIDKVRERFTERVAGSTQ, translated from the coding sequence ATGGAACGAACGACCGTCGGCGGCGGCTGTTTCTGGTGTATCGAGGCGGCGTACAAGGAACTCGAGGGCATCGAGTCGGTCACGTCGGGCTACGCGGGCGGCCACGTCGAGGACCCAAGCTACGAGGCCGTTTGCAGGGGCGAGACCGGCCACGCGGAAGTCGTCCAGCTCGAGTACGACCCCGACGTGATCGGGTACGACCAGATACTCGAGGTCTTCTTCACCGTCCACGACCCGACGCAGGTGAACCGACAGGGACCGGACGTCGGCAGCCAATACCGATCGGTGATCTTCACCCACGACGACGAGCAACGCGAACTCGCAACGGCGTTCATCGAAGAACTCGAGGCGGAGGGCGTCTACGACGACGAAATCGCGACCGAAGTCGAACCGCTCGAGACGTTCTACGAGGCCGAGGCGTATCACCAGGACTACTTCGAGAAGAACCCCACGGACGCCTACTGTCGGATGCACGCCGCGCCAAAGATCGACAAGGTTCGCGAGCGGTTCACCGAGCGCGTAGCCGGATCGACGCAGTAG
- a CDS encoding helix-turn-helix transcriptional regulator, which yields MDELLAARNALLEALLETPRTKPELVDELSTSRSTIDRGVASLLETGCIERRDSAYLATETGRLACRARRDYLADLDRIERGRPILTELPLESIDLSFLREASIDVPSPQAPWTALETSMRHIREASAVFGTAPVVFNLYFDEFLESIENGGLCAELILDQNLFSSLDDGQHDQLREIIEADCGRLYTATLEMPYAIWIAEGETVVAGLTVYSENGLAGVLRTDDPESVDWVRERYRERRAESELVWNPD from the coding sequence ATGGACGAGTTACTCGCAGCGCGAAACGCCCTCCTCGAAGCCCTCCTCGAAACGCCACGGACGAAACCCGAACTCGTCGACGAACTGTCCACGTCCCGGTCGACGATCGACCGCGGGGTCGCGTCGTTGCTCGAGACCGGGTGTATCGAACGACGCGACTCGGCTTACCTCGCGACCGAGACGGGGCGACTCGCCTGTCGTGCTCGACGGGACTATCTCGCCGACCTGGATCGGATCGAACGGGGAAGACCGATCCTGACGGAACTCCCCCTCGAGTCGATCGACCTGTCGTTCCTTCGCGAGGCGTCGATCGACGTGCCGAGTCCGCAGGCGCCGTGGACGGCCCTCGAGACGAGCATGCGTCACATCCGCGAAGCGTCGGCGGTGTTCGGCACGGCCCCGGTGGTCTTCAATCTCTACTTCGACGAGTTCCTGGAGTCGATCGAGAACGGTGGATTGTGCGCGGAACTGATCCTCGATCAGAACCTGTTTTCCTCGCTCGACGATGGTCAGCACGACCAGCTTCGGGAGATCATCGAAGCGGACTGCGGTCGGCTGTACACGGCCACGCTCGAGATGCCATACGCCATCTGGATCGCCGAAGGAGAGACCGTCGTCGCCGGACTGACGGTGTACTCCGAGAACGGGCTCGCGGGCGTCCTTCGAACCGACGACCCCGAGAGCGTCGACTGGGTTCGCGAACGGTACCGCGAACGCCGAGCCGAGTCCGAACTCGTCTGGAACCCTGACTGA